One stretch of Lagenorhynchus albirostris chromosome 13, mLagAlb1.1, whole genome shotgun sequence DNA includes these proteins:
- the ANXA4 gene encoding annexin A4: protein MAAKGGTVKAASGFSATEDAQTLRKAMKGLGTDEDAIINVLAYRNTAQRQEIRTAYKTTIGRDLMDDLKSELSGNFEQVILGMMTPTVLYDVQELRKALKGAGTDEGCLIEILASRMPEEIRRINQTYQLQYGRSLEDDIRSDTSLMFQRVLVSLSAGGRDEGNYLDDALVRQDAQDLYEAGEKKWGTDEVKFLSVLCSRNQNHLLHVFDEYKRISQKDIEQSIQSETSGSFEEALLAIVKCMRNKSAYFAERLYKSMKGLGTDDNTLIRVMVSRAEIDMLDIRANFKRLYGKSLYSFIKGDTSGDYKKVLLILCGGDD, encoded by the exons ATG GCAGCCAAGGGAGGCACCGTCAAAGCTGCTTCAGGCTTCAGTGCCACTGAAGATGCCCAGACCCTGAGGAAGGCCATGAAAGGTCTCG GCACAGATGAAGACGCCATCATCAATGTCCTGGCCTATCGCAACACGGCCCAGCGCCAGGAAATCAGGACGGCCTACAAGACCACCATCGGCAGG GACCTGATGGACGACTTGAAGTCAGAACTGAGTGGCAACTTCGAGCAGGTGATCTTGGGGATGATGACGCCCACGGTGCTGTACGACGTGCAGGAGCTGCGAAAGGCCTTGAAG GGCGCAGGCACGGATGAGGGCTGCCTGATTGAGATCCTGGCCTCCCGGATGCCCGAGGAGATCCGGCGCATAAACCAGACCTACCAGCTGC AATATGGGCGGAGCCTTGAAGATGACATTCGCTCTGACACGTCGCTTATGTTCCAGCGCGTGCTGGTGTCTCTGTCTGCT GGTGGCAGGGATGAAGGAAATTATCTGGATGATGCTCTCGTGAGACAGGATGCCCAG GACCTGTATGAGGCTGGAGAGAAGAAATGGGGGACAGATGAGGTGAAATTTCTAAGTGTTCTCTGTTCCCGGAATCAAAACCATCTGTTGCATG tGTTCGATGAATATAAAAGGATATCACAGAAGGATATTGAACAGAGTATTCAATCTGAAACATCTGGTAGCTTCGAAGAAGCTCTGCTGGCCATAG TAAAGTGCATGAGGAACAAATCTGCATATTTTGCTGAAAGGCTTTATAAATCTATGAAG GGCTTGGGCACTGATGACAACACCCTTATCAGAGTGATGGTTTCTCGAGCGGAGATTGACATGTTGGACATCCGGGCAAACTTCAAGAGGCTCTACGGAAAGTCTCTGTACTCCTTCATCAAG GGTGATACATCTGGAGACTATAAGAAGGTATTGCTCATTCTCTGTGGAGgagatgattaa